Within the Vigna angularis cultivar LongXiaoDou No.4 chromosome 10, ASM1680809v1, whole genome shotgun sequence genome, the region CAAAAAGAAGAACAATGCTaacaaaaagaagaacaaaaatgttgaataaaatagattaaagaaaattaaaatgaaattgataaattaaatatcaactaaaaaaaatacttttatcatGTTACAGATTATATCTTTTTGATaactgaagaaaaaaattaagcatAAGGGATTGATCATAGATTTCATGTATTCATTTCTcgttcaaataaaaacaaaatatatcccATGTTTCCAACTAATTTTATCTGATTTAGTATACATTTGGGGCTAAATTTATGAAAgccaaaaatacttttattttataagaattaaccttttatttcttcatttagtGCATGAGCATTTGTTATACtatattaaattcataaaaatatattctaattaGTTTCTTTAACTAtgcttttgttaaataaaagaaagacagagagagagaagggAGTGAAAATGATTTGATAAAAGAATTTGACTAAAAGTGTTAACAAAACAGGTGAGACTCAGTCTTCtaacacaaattttattatgGACAGAGCAATCAAAGAAGATTAATTTTCAGCACCCCCAGAGCCTAAACTGATAAAAAAGATTACTTTTCATGTCAATTTAAAGAATTTTACATTATCaactaataaataatcataCAAGATAAAACTTCCAAACTATATTATTAAACTCAACAAATTTTATCGTATATCACAACCTGTGCTTTCCTAATGTTATATAGaataaacattataaataaattgtaatagaTAGGTTATGCGGACTAAACAAACTTTCAACTCCCTTATTAATAATTCTATGAAATAACATTAACATTCAtcgataaaataaataaattaaagaagatATACTACTATGCGTATTTTATATAAAGATGACAACGTGTCGTTATTCATCTAAAATAACACTAGTAAGTATTTTAAATCTGTCATATTCACAAAtactcaaaaatatatattttataaattttttaaataaaattacaaaaaaatatataatataatataaaacaaattaaatatcaatttaaaataaattgatcctaataaaatacaaattatattttaattttaattttaatttttttagcgATAATAAATActcacaaatttaaataaaataaagtcagGTCAGCGGGGATCATCTTGGCTTAACGTGGTCTTGTTGCAGAACAGGCTTCAAACATTTGAGAGGCCAACATACTCTTAAAATTAGCATATAATTGAATACAATCATTACATTTGGAATCAGACTCAATTTGCTAAAATGATTTCCATTCCAGGCCTCCACAGGCAGAGGTTCTTGTGCACTCGTAGGTTGCTTGCTATAAGTCGGGGCGTGCGTTACATTTTAcgctcaattttttttatgtaattacgAATAGTAATCTCGCTAGCTTGGCAATATGTGATGTATCTCTTTTCAATTTGTTCACCAAACAGTTTATATTTATGACTTCTGCATAATGATGTTcctttactaaaaaaatttaaactctaaaatcCAAACCCGACTTTATGATTCCTATGTTTGATTCGATTCTCAACTTTATGTTGTCTAATTTAGAAGCATATTTACTTAGCAGAACAAATGTTAAAAAACTCGCAGTTCTATTGTATGTCATACAGATTCACAGAACAATCAAATGCACTAGAAGTAATTTGGTTCTATGGACTACCATGACATCCCTAGGACCTTGTAGCGATCTTTATAGAAGCAATCCAGAAATGAGTATTGCTTCTAATGATGGAttgctttttaaaattttatttacattggTTCACTTTCAAAAAAAACTCGCTTTCTATTGATCTGGAGTGTAAGGTAAAATCTGAACATACTCACTAACGCCACCTAAATCAATAGCCTTAAAATATCTACCTGGATTTCTTATATAAGGCGATGACATTGAAGTTGAGGGACTCCGGATTTTTCTGGATCATGCTCTGTATCACCTTAGCTGCATCCTGTCGTAATTTCAATATATTAGCAGAAAGATGAGATGGCcttaaaaacaacaaagtacTCGGTGAACAAGGTCAGCAAATCAACGTGGGTTTACCCAAGGATTTACGATTTGAAAATGGAAAGATGTTATTTACCCTCAACAAAGTACTCGGTGAACATGGACCATGAGATATTGGCCACGATTTTCTTCCATCAAGCTCATAAAGTTCATCTGCATGTGAATTATTACAGCATCATGCAAAATTCAATCCCTGATAAAATACAAAACTAAATGCACAAGAAAGGAGAATGTAGAGGGGAAAAAAACGACTGTGATACACACAAtcaattttatagaaaatttaccATCAACACAGACAAAGCATATGAAATGTGCATCAGCATTGTCAGATGCCTGCATtacaaatatttgaaacaaagaAATCAGTGGTAAGATGAGAAGCTGAATAAGATATATCCTAGCAATTATTGagtcatattaaatatattaatccCTTCTTCCCATTTCCAAAGGAACTTCTTCCACCCTATTTTCCCAGTAAATCCTCGTGAACATTGCATGCAAGTCATACATAAATTGGAGCAAGAAATAGGGTTTGACTTAAATATGTTGAAATATACTCTCAAATTAATATTCCTGTGAAGTTGAGTTGAGAGGCCATCAGAATGCTTTATGTTTGCAAAACATTTATCATTGCATAAAACAAATACACGGTTATATAATGACAACAATAACGACACGATTTAAGATAAACGTTATCTAAAGCCACTAAGAATGTATCATGTATCACACCCAAAGATTAAAGATGCTAACAAGAGGAAAACTAATCCAAATTGATAGGATTAGCTTTACAATACATGATGACTGAACCATGGTACCATACCAGTTCCACGAATATATCACATGATTCCCAATGCATTGTTGCAGCAATCAATAAATTACCTCTGTATCACCAGCAGTCGCAGCCACTGAATGAGCAACTTCCATTTCTCTGTCATTCTCCAGAAATTTAGCACGCTGTATGAGACAAGTTACAAAATGTAAGATGGGTATTCCTTATAAGTTTTAGCTGATCAACAGTGTCTAGTGCGAACACAATAAGAGGGCAAAAAGGTAAGGTAAGAAGGAATAACCTGCAGTGGATCCATACTTGCAGTGGATTTAAAGAAGTTATTAAAGAAAGACCCCTCAACTGGCAAAAGCAACACTGATTGGTAAATATGATCCAGTACATTAAAAACCTCAACGGAGAGAATTAACCTGTGGCAAGTAAGCAACTCACCCAACTTGACTTCTGAAGTCAAGTTGCCAAGAGCATGAAGCAGTCCAATTGTTCCACAGGCATTACCCACAGTTTGCTTCATAAAATACACTCTACTGCTATATTCCTGCACCAGAACACAACGGTAAGCAGTTCATTGACTAATGTTCAATGGCATTATGACATATGCTAGCGAAAATAAAACTTTACTATGGTATTGTTCACTGAGTAATGAGACCTAAAAACACATGTTGTCCAAGAAAACAGGCAATTCAGAGAAGCGGGAAAATGCAGAAAAGATTGTAACAGTATAAAATCAACTcacctttttttccttttcttgctgcaacctttcttcttcactCTAATGATTTGACAAAATCCGTAGAAAATAAGAAGTGACCCAGACATGGAAAATGACGAgttgaaatagaagaaaaaggatAAAAACCTGGGTGGTTATGGGATAAAGAAAAAGCACAGCAAGAACGGGGTTTGGAACCATTTGCAGAAGCTCTTCATCTAAGCCATAAACGTCACAGCATTCTGCCTCGTCCTCTCCAAGCCCAAGTCCCCAAAGGAACTGCAAATCACCCATATAATTATACGCTAAACTATGAATATCATTAATTCGAAGAAGAGTGAGAAGACAAAAGTATTCAACTTCAAAATCTGAAGAAGATTCtcgattaaaattaaaagttgttACTATTCAAATcgcattaaagaaaaacaaagaagaacaaTGGCACAAATAATAATACGCAAGGGAGTATCCACGGAGAGAACCTGATTCATGACTTCAGGGTTTGCTTCGAGCGGAAGCCACCTTTtagcagaagaagccattgttttctctccttcttctcccTGCTCCGCCTACGCTACCTTCACATCCGTGATTGCTCTGCCTTTATACGCCTCTTATGGGCCCACAATGCCCACCTCTTTCTCAAAATAATCTAAGCCCATTCTTTAGCATGTCCTATTTATGGATTGGATTATTGTACAAATTGATCAGGGGCAGCTATATAGTAATTATTAGAAAACGTTCAGTAACAATTTATCATGCTAtgaaaaagttctttttttattttaaggaaaaaatattattgacgCCCATGTTATAGCGTATACAACACGTTAATTGTGAGTGAACTTTGATTCCTTATTCTTAAATATACATTCTTCCTATCCTATTGTTTCACATACAATACTTTCTTTCATACCGAACACAAGTGATGGGATTTTTCTTATAAAGGTTTATGGGGAggatattatatatatcataagTTTCACTTAAGAAATTGCTATTATTCTTAactcaaaaatttaaagtaatagATTTAcgatttatttttctcttatacgatatttaattttattaattttactctgAGACTTTCAGTCACACTTAAATATTAAGTATAATAATAACAGAATGGAAATCATACATAATGCAATCAAATCAAATGTTTTTATCTGGTATTTGATCGATCTACCTTCGAACACTAACCATGAAAAAGTTGTTTCATGGAATAATGTTTCTCTCAGGTCTCATAATCTACGAACCCAGCGCTCGAGCCTAAGTTGTTTCATAGCTGGCCCAACATCAGGTTTACGTTTCTGTGGGCATTGCCATTTCCCTGTTATCCCTATGTCATCATATAGTTGAACATTTGTTGATTCTGTTAATGCCTTTCTCTTTGTAACACCACATTGCAATGGAATTTTTACTGTACTTACTGACCGCTCTAACAATATCTTTTCAGGTTTCTTCCCACAATTTTCATCGTTTCCTCCTGTGAAAATTTTCTTCCTTGTTGTCACAAAGCCgtcattttctttattgtttgtACAGGCTGCAGTTCTTGTTGAGAAGGTTTTAGTTGCAGTTACACTCAAGTCAAGCCTGTTATCAGGTTGGATATCAGTTGTGTTTGATATTTGGGAATCGTTCTTATGCAGCAGCTTTGGAGGTTTCGTAGCACTTTTATCGGTATCCAGTGACATTGGATGTCCTTCTCGATCGTAATGAGGCCTTGTGTGATTCAGATCTAACGTCTCCTTGTAATTAGTTGGACCATGTTTATGCTGCAGCGTTGTTCTAACTTGCCTGCATGGCTGCAAAATCTTTTTCTGATAAGTGTCAACTGTAGTTGAATTTTTCTTCACTTCAGCACAATCATCACCCTATGATTTCAACCGCAAAGAAAACCAGTGAGGACAGATGACTTGGAGGATAATACAGTACAATTCATGTATTCAGTGCAATATATTAACCAAACTTCCTTTCACTACCAAAATATATCCATATATTTACAGTCGTAGTTAAAAGTCTACTAATTAATATAGACTTCGTCCATAAGAGTGGAATGATTAGTATTAAGATTTATAAGTTATGATGCTTCGTAACATGTATACCATTGATGaaattatataagttaaatattCACATTATCAGCAGACTGATAGATTTATGTTTCTATCTCCACTTTTTATATTACAGTaccaaaaaaagataaaatgatataaaaattgaGAATACTAAAACATTAACTAAGGCTTGGAGCCTTTACACATTAGTATAGATATTTTCATAATGTATATACTGTAAACCAACAGTCCAATTTTCAAGTATATTCAGTTCACATTGGCAAGCTACTATACTCTAAACTTGGGGGCATACAGTGACTCCGATTGGGTATTGTGTCTAGTAATGTCTGGCAACTAAGTTATCCATTATTAGATACCTTGAAGCTAGGTCCAGTTCCTATCTCATGGAAACTGAAACAAATAGAGAATGTATATATGCCCAGATGTATGGCTTGTGATGTGATAGTGCAGATAGAAATTCACTTTCTAATTTCAGGTTTTCATCTGCGATTTTGTTAGTATAATATTGAAAACATACCTCACATATTATGCTAATGGCTAAATTTTCGTTGCACAGTCCATTTCCATAGGCACGAGGTAAAAATCTACATATTAGAATGTATTTTTCTGAATTGCTTAAACTGCCTCTAAACAAACAGTATCTATTCATTGAAAGACCGTAAGTCTAATTGagcataaatatttattagctTACTTTCACTCAGTCTCATCAGAAACCACAACCATATGTAATTTCATTGAGTAAATATGTGACATTTAAAGAGGTAATTAGAAAAAGGAAAGGTTTGgatagaataaaaaaagagtACTGAGCACCCTATTAAGGCTGCTTTTTTGCTTTTacctttgttttattattagagGAGTCATTGTGCTCAACACACCCTTTCAAGTAGCCATTGGCAGGCTTGCTTCCGTCTGCTTTCACGACTTCAAAATCAAACTTCTCACAGTGGTTCTCTTCAGAAACTTCATCTCTTAAAATACTACATGTATCAAACTCAGGTGACTCGTAAACATAGCTGGAAAACCAGTTTCTGATGTCAGGAGGCTCTGAATCAGAAAAAGGAAAACGGCGCACACAAAAAAGctgagataattgattatgcaGGACTGAAAACACAACCATAGctcaattttgaaaaagaaatcctACAAGAAGCAAGACAAAGTACAAACCAGAAAGGAGTGAACATGAACTGAAAGGTCCAAGATtctgcaagaaaaaaaaacagataaaGTTCTAAAATCTCCATCTTAACATATGAGTGTCTAACTTCAAAAGCCATAAATTAAAACTCAACCCATAAATACAAATAAGGGagattcaaaaataaataaataatgagaaGAAGATTCACCTTGTTCATGCCCTGTTCTTCGTTATGATTATCCTCTTCTTCATGACCTACATTGTCCCTATCAGGCCGTAGACCTCGAATCCTAACCTTTTCTTCTACAACTTCTTCACCATCTCC harbors:
- the LOC108318712 gene encoding ubiquitin carboxyl-terminal hydrolase 3, whose translation is MASSAKRWLPLEANPEVMNQFLWGLGLGEDEAECCDVYGLDEELLQMVPNPVLAVLFLYPITTQSEEERLQQEKEKKEYSSRVYFMKQTVGNACGTIGLLHALGNLTSEVKLVEGSFFNNFFKSTASMDPLQRAKFLENDREMEVAHSVAATAGDTEASDNADAHFICFVCVDDELYELDGRKSWPISHGPCSPSTLLRDAAKVIQSMIQKNPESLNFNVIALYKKSR
- the LOC108318768 gene encoding uncharacterized protein LOC108318768, producing MDSIPSFEGLNSQVPNLRSSFSFPSEPPDVGNWFSSYEYQSPDPDSNFRVKDSAFTENESQGDGEEVVEEKVRIRGLRPDRDNVGHEEEDNHNEEQGMNKNLGPFSSCSLLSEPPDIRNWFSSYVYESPEFDTCSILRDEVSEENHCEKFDFEVVKADGSKPANGYLKGCVEHNDSSNNKTKGDDCAEVKKNSTTVDTYQKKILQPCRQVRTTLQHKHGPTNYKETLDLNHTRPHYDREGHPMSLDTDKSATKPPKLLHKNDSQISNTTDIQPDNRLDLSVTATKTFSTRTAACTNNKENDGFVTTRKKIFTGGNDENCGKKPEKILLERSVSTVKIPLQCGVTKRKALTESTNVQLYDDIGITGKWQCPQKRKPDVGPAMKQLRLERWVRRL